One Lacipirellulaceae bacterium DNA window includes the following coding sequences:
- a CDS encoding type II secretion system protein: MRTRKRHHCKSIPREASAAFTLLEVILALAILGGAVAVLGEIMSLADERGSRAAAEAKAQIHAQTVMDQLLSGALELADAQQEEIPSTDDVRWVYSVTLLAGDVPEVQQVLVTVEQDLEDEFRPAKFQLVQWIVPPTEASSLDSQEGSTTGFDGAVSSSGASL; this comes from the coding sequence ATGCGCACCCGAAAACGTCACCACTGCAAGAGCATCCCTCGTGAGGCGTCTGCGGCTTTCACGCTGCTGGAAGTCATTCTCGCCTTAGCCATCTTGGGTGGGGCGGTCGCGGTTCTCGGTGAGATCATGAGCCTCGCCGACGAGCGTGGCTCACGAGCGGCAGCCGAAGCGAAAGCCCAAATCCACGCGCAAACCGTTATGGACCAATTGCTTTCGGGTGCTCTTGAATTAGCCGACGCACAGCAGGAGGAGATTCCCTCAACCGACGACGTTCGCTGGGTCTATTCCGTGACGCTCTTGGCTGGTGATGTCCCTGAAGTGCAACAGGTTTTGGTCACTGTCGAACAGGATCTAGAGGACGAGTTCCGCCCAGCAAAGTTTCAATTGGTCCAGTGGATCGTGCCGCCGACCGAGGCAAGTAGCCTGGATAGCCAGGAAGGCTCTACTACCGGATTTGATGGTGCTGTTTCAAGTTCGGGAGCTTCGCTGTGA
- a CDS encoding prepilin-type N-terminal cleavage/methylation domain-containing protein — MRRGITLLELLLVAALLAVIASLAAPPLGRAFSSVKLRRTGDEVLAAWTEARNTAIHSGRVHQFRFEPGTARYQVSVWASEESESSASETGGTDSISLADAKDATDPEIVFESGQLVDEQSRDRSSTEPSEVVSLKSSGGEEWSRPLLFFPNGTTSDATITLKNKYDKYLRLHLRGLTGVGRKSAVLTRTEWDEAQDR, encoded by the coding sequence ATGCGGCGCGGAATCACCCTTCTTGAACTCTTGCTCGTAGCGGCATTACTAGCTGTCATCGCTAGCCTTGCCGCTCCGCCGTTGGGCCGCGCTTTTTCTTCAGTCAAGCTCCGTCGGACAGGGGATGAGGTCCTAGCCGCTTGGACAGAAGCGCGGAACACGGCAATCCATAGTGGCCGCGTCCATCAGTTTCGCTTCGAGCCGGGAACCGCACGCTATCAAGTTTCCGTTTGGGCGAGTGAAGAATCAGAATCTTCAGCCTCGGAAACAGGCGGCACGGACTCGATTAGCCTCGCTGACGCAAAAGATGCGACCGATCCGGAGATCGTCTTTGAGAGCGGACAACTCGTCGATGAACAGAGCCGGGATCGTTCCTCAACGGAGCCTAGTGAAGTTGTCTCACTAAAGTCATCCGGTGGTGAAGAGTGGTCGCGGCCCTTGCTCTTTTTCCCCAATGGCACCACTTCCGATGCAACAATCACACTCAAGAACAAGTATGACAAGTACCTGAGGCTGCATTTGCGTGGCCTCACCGGAGTTGGTCGAAAAAGCGCTGTGCTAACTAGAACCGAATGGGATGAGGCACAGGATCGCTGA
- the gspG gene encoding type II secretion system major pseudopilin GspG — translation MKHPTPRTTPPSRAGFTLIEVLLVLIILVIIGALATRVFTGTQEKASKRAAQFSVDQIEEAIKMYRMEMNKYPSKLSDLWEEPSDKTEAEKWGDEYLEKLKPDPWGNEFQYLAEGKKNSGKYDVWSNGPDGKSGTEDDIGNWE, via the coding sequence GTGAAGCATCCCACCCCTCGCACAACCCCACCTTCCCGTGCCGGCTTTACTCTGATCGAAGTCTTGCTCGTCCTAATTATTCTCGTGATCATCGGCGCTTTAGCGACTCGTGTTTTCACAGGTACTCAAGAAAAAGCAAGTAAACGTGCTGCCCAGTTCAGCGTGGACCAGATCGAAGAAGCGATCAAAATGTATCGCATGGAAATGAACAAGTACCCCTCAAAGCTTTCGGACCTTTGGGAAGAACCAAGCGACAAAACGGAAGCTGAGAAGTGGGGTGATGAGTATCTTGAAAAACTCAAGCCAGACCCTTGGGGGAACGAATTCCAATACCTCGCCGAAGGCAAGAAAAACTCTGGCAAGTACGATGTCTGGTCCAACGGCCCCGATGGTAAAAGTGGCACCGAGGATGACATCGGTAATTGGGAGTAG
- a CDS encoding type II secretion system F family protein, with product MPDFTYTARNETGQRVEGVLSAGTQREVLANLSAQGLFPLKVNLSKGTERKAGGRKVRAQAMSQFYTQLAALLRSGVPLLRSLQVLGKQSSNEAIKEIAEDLHGRISEGDSLAEAMARHPRAFNDLSRSIVRAGGEGGFLEEALERVAKFTDQQAELKSRITGAMAYPIFLLVFGVSIVTVLIIFFVPKFEDLFARLRARGELPKVTDMLLWLSDFISSYGLFIAAALVGFFFFAKAKLATESGRMWLDRWRLKLPQVGSIYGNLAVSRFCRVLGTLLSGGVPIVKSLKISADSTGNLVLAGAVNDAAENITAGESLAEPLAASGHFPPNVVEMVAVAEQSNTLETVLGNIADSLEKETWRRLDLFVRLLEPVMLLILASAVLVIVIALLLPILKSAMVM from the coding sequence ATGCCTGACTTCACCTACACCGCCCGAAACGAAACGGGGCAACGCGTCGAGGGCGTGTTGTCGGCAGGGACGCAGCGTGAAGTCTTGGCGAATTTGTCCGCTCAAGGTCTGTTTCCGCTTAAGGTCAATCTTTCGAAGGGAACTGAGCGGAAAGCAGGCGGACGGAAGGTTCGCGCTCAAGCGATGTCGCAGTTCTATACACAGTTGGCGGCCTTGCTCCGTAGCGGCGTTCCTCTCTTGCGTTCCTTGCAAGTTCTCGGCAAACAGTCGAGCAATGAGGCGATCAAAGAGATTGCCGAAGACCTCCACGGACGGATCAGTGAAGGCGACTCACTAGCTGAAGCGATGGCACGGCATCCGCGCGCCTTCAACGATTTATCACGCAGCATCGTCCGTGCTGGCGGTGAAGGCGGGTTCCTTGAGGAAGCCTTGGAACGCGTCGCGAAGTTCACAGACCAACAGGCGGAACTCAAGTCGCGAATCACGGGGGCAATGGCGTATCCCATTTTCCTGCTGGTGTTTGGCGTCTCGATCGTGACGGTGCTGATCATTTTCTTCGTCCCCAAGTTTGAAGACCTCTTCGCTCGCCTACGCGCTCGTGGTGAACTTCCCAAGGTCACCGACATGCTGCTGTGGCTCAGCGACTTCATCAGTTCCTACGGCCTATTCATTGCCGCGGCGCTCGTTGGTTTTTTCTTTTTCGCCAAAGCGAAACTCGCTACGGAGTCCGGTCGCATGTGGCTCGACCGTTGGAGATTGAAGCTGCCGCAAGTCGGTTCCATCTATGGCAATTTGGCTGTGTCCCGATTTTGCCGCGTGCTGGGAACCTTACTCTCGGGTGGCGTTCCTATTGTCAAGTCGCTGAAGATCAGTGCAGACTCCACCGGCAATCTGGTGCTCGCCGGAGCCGTCAACGACGCTGCTGAAAACATTACCGCAGGCGAATCCCTCGCTGAGCCTTTGGCCGCTAGTGGCCACTTCCCACCTAACGTTGTGGAGATGGTTGCCGTAGCTGAGCAATCCAACACCCTTGAAACTGTGCTTGGCAACATCGCCGACTCACTCGAAAAAGAAACGTGGCGACGGCTCGATCTGTTCGTGCGTTTGCTTGAGCCCGTCATGCTACTCATTTTGGCGTCAGCAGTGCTCGTGATCGTCATCGCGCTACTGCTACCCATCCTGAAATCCGCGATGGTAATGTAA
- a CDS encoding GspE/PulE family protein gives MSADEAVTIEQGGTNGNVSRPEVNSQDSPALDPLSEADTLDQEAKRLGVDLIDLETEEVDLSLLSRIPQKLIHRHNLFPVSEQGGVVLVATADPLDIDPLDEVAAALAMPVLPVMATPEAISKRIKNHLGVGSETIEGLIAAREEEDELELVDGLQVDDAEISAEVQEASVVRLVNEILIEAIDSRASDVHIESQPSGVKVRYRIDGILQRQPTPPEINHFQAAIISRLKIMARLNIAEKRLPQDGRIKLKVHGREVDVRVSVIPMLHGEGIVMRLLDKSNMEFSLEKLGMEPSVRAQFDQLIRAPHGIILVTGPTGSGKTTTLYSSLLDIKSEDTKIITTEDPVEYQLEGINQIQVHSKIGLSFAQSLRAILRHDPDVVLVGEIRDFETAENAIQASLTGHLVFSTLHTNDAPSAYTRLVDMGVEPFLVASTIEAVIAQRLVRTLCRHCREPYQPLQEDLPDDFPWEDYLDADRSLYRAGGCRICRGVGFAGRQGIFEMCPTTDAVRQLAHDRASSWEIRNAALADGMKTLRQDAWRKVIEGVTSVEEVLRVTKGDIS, from the coding sequence ATGTCTGCAGACGAGGCGGTGACAATCGAACAAGGCGGTACCAACGGCAACGTGTCTCGACCGGAGGTTAATTCACAAGACTCCCCCGCTCTAGATCCACTTTCCGAGGCTGATACTCTCGATCAAGAGGCAAAGCGACTGGGAGTCGACCTCATCGACCTGGAAACGGAAGAGGTCGATCTTTCGCTCCTGAGCCGTATACCTCAGAAGCTGATCCATCGCCACAACTTATTTCCCGTGAGCGAGCAAGGGGGCGTGGTGCTGGTCGCTACGGCTGATCCCTTGGACATCGATCCGTTGGACGAGGTTGCTGCAGCCCTAGCGATGCCGGTCTTGCCGGTGATGGCGACGCCAGAAGCGATCTCGAAGCGGATCAAGAATCACTTAGGCGTCGGCAGCGAAACCATCGAAGGTCTGATTGCCGCGCGCGAAGAAGAAGATGAGCTTGAACTGGTCGACGGCCTGCAAGTCGACGATGCAGAAATCTCCGCCGAAGTCCAGGAAGCTTCGGTCGTTCGTCTCGTGAATGAGATTCTTATCGAAGCAATCGATTCCCGAGCGAGCGACGTCCACATCGAATCACAACCCTCGGGCGTTAAAGTTCGCTATCGTATCGATGGCATCTTGCAACGGCAGCCGACCCCGCCCGAGATCAATCACTTCCAAGCCGCCATCATCAGCCGTTTAAAAATCATGGCCCGGCTGAACATTGCCGAGAAACGCCTTCCGCAAGACGGGCGAATCAAATTGAAGGTCCACGGGCGAGAAGTCGACGTGCGTGTCTCGGTCATTCCGATGCTGCATGGCGAAGGAATCGTCATGCGTTTGCTCGACAAGAGCAACATGGAGTTCTCGCTTGAGAAACTGGGCATGGAACCGTCGGTACGTGCCCAGTTCGACCAACTCATCCGCGCACCGCACGGGATTATTCTTGTCACAGGGCCAACCGGCTCCGGTAAGACGACTACTCTCTACAGTTCGCTGCTCGACATTAAGAGCGAAGACACCAAAATCATTACCACCGAAGACCCAGTCGAGTACCAACTCGAAGGGATTAATCAGATCCAAGTCCATTCGAAGATCGGACTCAGCTTCGCCCAATCGTTGCGTGCGATCCTGCGTCACGACCCAGATGTGGTGCTTGTCGGTGAAATTCGCGACTTTGAGACGGCTGAAAACGCCATCCAGGCATCGCTGACCGGTCACTTAGTCTTTAGCACGCTCCATACGAACGACGCACCGAGTGCTTATACACGACTCGTCGACATGGGTGTCGAGCCGTTCCTGGTCGCCAGCACGATCGAAGCGGTAATTGCTCAGCGGCTTGTCCGCACCCTCTGCCGTCATTGCCGTGAGCCCTACCAGCCCCTTCAAGAAGACTTACCAGACGATTTCCCCTGGGAAGATTACTTGGACGCTGATCGGTCACTCTATCGCGCGGGCGGTTGTCGCATTTGCCGCGGCGTGGGGTTCGCGGGGCGGCAAGGCATCTTCGAGATGTGCCCCACGACTGACGCGGTTCGCCAACTAGCTCATGATCGCGCCAGCAGTTGGGAAATCCGCAACGCCGCCCTCGCCGACGGCATGAAAACCCTCCGCCAAGACGCCTGGCGAAAAGTTATCGAAGGCGTGACGAGCGTCGAGGAAGTCTTAAGGGTCACCAAGGGAGACATCAGCTAA
- a CDS encoding nucleoside deaminase, whose protein sequence is MSDEITPEQLMGEAIEVCREGLAAGQSPFGCAIARDGKVISRRHNTVMASTDITAHAEVNAIRTANEFLGDVFLEGAIVATTCEPCPMCMAALHWARVETVYYGASIADAEDAGFNELQLPASELLRIGQSDLKLISDTRREECRELFQQWLAMPERKVY, encoded by the coding sequence ATGTCTGATGAAATCACGCCTGAGCAATTGATGGGCGAGGCCATTGAGGTCTGTCGCGAAGGGCTGGCGGCAGGGCAGAGCCCGTTCGGCTGCGCAATCGCCCGCGACGGCAAGGTTATCTCACGTCGTCACAACACCGTGATGGCTTCGACCGACATTACCGCGCATGCGGAAGTCAATGCGATTCGCACGGCAAATGAATTCCTCGGAGATGTGTTCCTAGAGGGCGCTATCGTTGCCACAACGTGTGAACCGTGCCCGATGTGTATGGCTGCTTTGCACTGGGCCCGCGTCGAGACGGTTTATTACGGTGCTTCGATTGCTGATGCCGAAGATGCTGGATTCAATGAACTCCAATTGCCCGCTTCTGAGTTGTTGCGAATTGGTCAAAGTGATTTAAAGCTTATCAGCGACACCCGTCGCGAGGAGTGCCGCGAGTTGTTCCAGCAATGGTTGGCAATGCCTGAGAGAAAGGTTTATTAG
- a CDS encoding AMP nucleosidase — MTLTKLDLAENWLPRYTGMPLAEFGDYILLTNFSSYVRNFAKRFNCNIYGEGRPMQAASNDEGLTIVNFGIGSPNAATVMDLLLAKHPKAVLFLGKCGGLKHSTEIGHFILPIGAIRGEGTSDDYLHPLVPALPSFKLHKFVSEKLVGRGHEYRTGVVYTTNRRVWEHDEEFKEQLREYTPIAIDMETATVFVVGHTNQIARGALLLVSDLPMTPEGVKTQESDAKVTSNWGELHLEIGIESLTDLGAQGEEIKHFQY; from the coding sequence ATGACTCTAACGAAGCTCGATCTGGCAGAGAATTGGTTGCCGCGCTATACAGGGATGCCACTCGCTGAGTTTGGCGATTACATACTGCTGACCAACTTCAGCAGCTACGTGCGAAACTTTGCCAAGCGGTTCAATTGCAATATCTATGGCGAAGGTCGCCCCATGCAGGCAGCTTCGAACGATGAGGGGTTGACGATCGTCAATTTCGGCATCGGTTCGCCCAATGCTGCGACCGTGATGGATCTGCTGCTCGCCAAGCATCCCAAAGCCGTATTGTTTCTCGGCAAGTGCGGCGGACTGAAACATTCGACAGAAATCGGTCACTTCATCTTGCCAATTGGAGCGATCCGCGGTGAGGGAACCTCCGACGACTACTTGCATCCGCTCGTACCTGCCTTGCCTTCATTCAAGCTGCACAAGTTTGTTTCTGAGAAACTCGTAGGCCGCGGTCACGAGTACCGAACAGGCGTGGTCTACACGACGAACCGTCGCGTTTGGGAGCACGACGAGGAGTTCAAAGAACAACTTCGGGAATACACACCAATCGCAATCGATATGGAAACGGCCACGGTGTTTGTCGTAGGGCACACGAACCAGATTGCCCGTGGTGCTTTATTGCTGGTGTCGGACTTGCCGATGACGCCCGAAGGGGTAAAGACCCAAGAAAGCGATGCAAAGGTGACTAGCAACTGGGGAGAGCTGCACCTGGAAATCGGCATTGAATCACTAACTGATCTCGGCGCCCAGGGTGAAGAAATTAAGCACTTTCAATACTAA
- the deoC gene encoding deoxyribose-phosphate aldolase, with protein sequence MSIVSLIDHAVLHPTQTGDDLRDACGFCIELGAASVCVKPSMVALASELLADSKVMASTVIGFPHGGTTTATKVRETEVACSEGAAEVDMVVNLGRVFAEDWQAVEQDIREVVEAAKSGGAITKVIFETGLLPNDDVKRRLCELSESAGAAFVKTSTGFGMVKNEDGSMRSTGATEHDIKLMRETCSEAVEVKASGGIRSYEDAKRLVDLGATRLGASSTKAIAAGEQGSETVSKADY encoded by the coding sequence ATGTCTATTGTCTCACTTATCGATCATGCGGTTCTTCACCCCACGCAAACAGGCGATGACCTCCGCGATGCCTGTGGTTTCTGCATTGAACTGGGCGCTGCCAGCGTTTGCGTAAAGCCTTCGATGGTCGCTCTCGCCAGCGAACTCTTGGCCGATTCGAAAGTGATGGCGAGTACTGTCATCGGATTCCCTCACGGAGGAACAACGACGGCCACGAAAGTCCGCGAGACGGAAGTTGCTTGCTCTGAGGGTGCCGCAGAGGTTGATATGGTCGTCAACCTCGGGCGAGTCTTCGCCGAGGATTGGCAAGCGGTCGAGCAAGACATTCGCGAAGTTGTCGAAGCCGCAAAGTCGGGGGGAGCAATCACGAAAGTCATTTTCGAAACCGGCTTGCTACCCAACGACGACGTCAAGCGTCGCCTCTGCGAGTTGAGCGAGTCCGCCGGTGCTGCCTTTGTAAAAACCTCAACTGGTTTTGGCATGGTTAAGAACGAAGACGGCTCCATGCGCTCCACAGGTGCCACCGAGCACGACATCAAGCTCATGCGTGAAACATGCAGTGAAGCCGTTGAGGTGAAAGCCTCAGGAGGCATCCGCAGTTACGAGGACGCCAAGCGATTGGTCGATCTCGGCGCAACACGATTGGGCGCCAGTAGCACGAAAGCAATCGCCGCCGGGGAACAGGGTAGTGAGACGGTCAGCAAGGCGGACTATTGA
- a CDS encoding purine-nucleoside phosphorylase has protein sequence MLELYGQIEEAVSFIRQQWSETPVAGIVLGTGLGNLAASIESPVAIDYAEIPNFPVSTATSHKGRLVCGTLEGVPIVAMEGRIHQYEGVPLKQITLPIRVMKALGANLLVVSQAVGGMNPYYEAGDVMIIDDQINLMGDNPLVGVNDDRLGPRFPDMSAPYTPELIEAGMEIARKNNFHVHRGVTVAVTGPNLETRAEYRFLRMIGADVVGMSTVPEVIVAVHGGMRVFGLSVITDMCLPDSLKPAVVEEIIAVANAAEPKLKSLVLGILAHEAQLVASSGG, from the coding sequence ATGTTAGAACTCTACGGACAAATCGAAGAAGCTGTTTCATTCATTCGGCAGCAATGGAGTGAGACGCCGGTTGCTGGTATTGTGCTTGGCACCGGGCTAGGAAACTTGGCTGCCAGTATCGAGTCGCCGGTGGCGATCGATTACGCGGAGATTCCCAACTTCCCTGTCAGTACAGCGACAAGCCACAAGGGTCGGCTCGTTTGTGGGACGCTCGAAGGAGTGCCTATCGTGGCGATGGAGGGACGTATTCATCAGTACGAAGGGGTGCCCCTGAAGCAAATCACCTTACCAATCCGCGTGATGAAGGCGCTGGGGGCGAATTTGTTAGTCGTGTCTCAAGCCGTTGGGGGAATGAATCCCTATTATGAGGCCGGCGATGTCATGATCATCGACGATCAGATCAACCTCATGGGCGATAATCCGCTGGTCGGCGTGAATGACGATCGGCTCGGTCCGCGGTTCCCGGATATGTCGGCTCCGTACACGCCTGAGCTGATTGAGGCGGGGATGGAAATTGCGCGGAAGAACAATTTTCACGTCCATCGAGGTGTCACCGTGGCGGTGACGGGTCCGAATTTGGAGACACGTGCCGAGTATCGTTTTCTGCGCATGATTGGCGCTGATGTCGTGGGCATGTCGACCGTGCCAGAAGTGATTGTTGCCGTTCATGGCGGCATGCGGGTGTTCGGACTTTCAGTGATCACTGACATGTGCCTGCCTGACTCGCTAAAGCCTGCAGTTGTTGAGGAGATTATCGCCGTCGCCAATGCGGCTGAGCCGAAACTAAAATCGCTGGTGCTTGGCATCCTCGCCCACGAAGCTCAGCTCGTTGCATCGTCAGGGGGCTAA
- a CDS encoding purine-nucleoside phosphorylase, with amino-acid sequence MLELASQMEEAVAVVRDRWGEQPVAGIILGTGLGRLADEIADSVEIEYAEVPNFPQSTAIGHRGQLVCGKLAGKPVIAFQGRFHLYEGNSAQQAAMPVRLLQALGTQVLVVSNAAGGLNPHYRVGDLMMIEDQINLQFDNPLIGVNDDNLGPRFPDMSAPYDLQLQQRTADIAREAGIELHRGVYVSVLGPNYETRAEYRMCRQLGGDAVGMSTTPETTAARHADIQVLGFSTITNVGSPDMLDETDGHDVVANADAASDKLRRIVEGVIASL; translated from the coding sequence ATGCTTGAACTTGCCAGCCAAATGGAAGAGGCTGTCGCGGTTGTTCGAGACCGCTGGGGCGAGCAGCCTGTTGCTGGGATCATCCTCGGCACAGGACTCGGGCGGCTCGCCGACGAAATTGCGGATTCCGTTGAGATCGAATACGCCGAGGTGCCGAACTTTCCACAGTCGACAGCCATCGGCCATCGTGGGCAGCTTGTCTGTGGAAAGCTTGCGGGAAAGCCCGTCATTGCATTCCAAGGTCGCTTTCACTTGTACGAGGGCAATAGTGCTCAGCAAGCGGCGATGCCTGTCCGTTTACTCCAGGCCTTGGGTACGCAGGTGCTAGTGGTTTCCAATGCTGCGGGCGGGTTGAACCCACACTATCGCGTGGGTGATTTGATGATGATTGAAGATCAAATCAACCTGCAGTTCGACAACCCATTGATCGGTGTGAATGACGACAACCTTGGCCCTCGTTTCCCAGACATGTCTGCTCCCTATGATTTGCAGTTACAGCAACGCACGGCAGACATTGCTCGCGAGGCGGGGATCGAACTGCACCGCGGGGTTTATGTGTCAGTTTTAGGGCCGAATTATGAAACGCGGGCCGAATACCGTATGTGTCGCCAACTCGGCGGTGATGCTGTGGGAATGTCGACCACGCCGGAAACGACTGCCGCTCGGCACGCGGACATCCAGGTATTGGGCTTCTCAACGATCACCAATGTCGGCTCGCCTGACATGCTCGACGAGACCGACGGACACGATGTGGTCGCCAATGCCGATGCAGCAAGCGATAAGCTTCGCAGAATCGTCGAGGGTGTGATTGCATCGCTCTGA
- the cydB gene encoding cytochrome d ubiquinol oxidase subunit II: MDLNFIWFVLIGILMAGYAVLDGFDLGVGILHPLARNDEQRRLSMSSIGPLWDGNEVWLVTFGGALLAAFPEAYSCILPAFYTLFMLVLFCLIFRAVSLEFRNKVKSPVWRRLWDYAFFGSSLTASLLFGIAAGNGIAGIPLDERGRYAGTFLELITPYPIAVGLFTVAMFAMHGAIFLHLKTEGETQERAGQWIWHTWGTFLVMYFLTTMYTLVTVPRAVPNFEQAPWTAAVVVLNVLAVANIPRAVKAHKMGQAFVSSCVTIICLVTLWSVALFPNLVTASNDPELSLTIYNAASSQGTLKLMAWIALLGMPMVIAYTGIVYWTFRGKAKSDLYGT; the protein is encoded by the coding sequence ATGGATCTCAACTTCATCTGGTTTGTGTTGATCGGCATTCTCATGGCAGGCTATGCCGTACTGGATGGGTTCGATCTGGGCGTCGGTATCTTGCACCCGTTGGCAAGGAACGACGAGCAACGTCGCCTTTCGATGAGCAGCATTGGCCCGTTGTGGGATGGCAACGAGGTTTGGCTCGTTACCTTTGGCGGAGCGTTACTCGCTGCGTTTCCCGAGGCGTACTCGTGTATTCTCCCGGCGTTCTATACATTGTTCATGCTTGTCTTGTTCTGTCTGATCTTCCGGGCTGTCAGCTTGGAATTCCGCAACAAAGTGAAATCGCCCGTTTGGCGGAGACTTTGGGATTATGCATTTTTCGGATCAAGCCTCACGGCCTCCCTGCTGTTTGGAATTGCGGCAGGCAATGGCATTGCCGGGATCCCGCTTGATGAGCGAGGTCGTTACGCGGGGACTTTTTTGGAACTCATTACGCCTTACCCTATCGCGGTGGGACTGTTTACCGTGGCGATGTTCGCGATGCATGGAGCGATCTTCTTGCACCTGAAGACCGAAGGAGAAACTCAAGAGAGAGCAGGGCAGTGGATCTGGCATACCTGGGGGACGTTTCTGGTGATGTACTTTCTGACCACTATGTACACGCTCGTCACGGTGCCCAGAGCAGTCCCTAACTTCGAACAGGCACCGTGGACAGCGGCCGTTGTTGTGTTAAATGTCCTAGCAGTAGCAAACATTCCCCGTGCGGTGAAGGCTCACAAGATGGGACAAGCATTTGTTTCGTCCTGCGTGACCATCATTTGTTTGGTCACGCTTTGGAGCGTCGCGCTCTTCCCGAACCTTGTCACCGCTAGCAACGATCCTGAGCTCAGCCTGACGATTTACAATGCGGCTTCCAGTCAGGGAACGCTCAAGCTCATGGCATGGATTGCGCTACTCGGTATGCCGATGGTCATCGCCTACACCGGGATCGTTTATTGGACTTTCCGGGGAAAGGCCAAATCTGACTTGTATGGAACCTAG